In Musa acuminata AAA Group cultivar baxijiao chromosome BXJ3-11, Cavendish_Baxijiao_AAA, whole genome shotgun sequence, one DNA window encodes the following:
- the LOC103971365 gene encoding chromatin modification-related protein EAF1 B isoform X3, with product MGGVVDCGLGVDTKTSPRHASIEKAQAELQKEFDLREERRRELEFLEKGGNPLDFKFSRAASGSVQSTSYTDQLAEPYVTSEAKGSFTLAASPHGDSVESSGRPGGSIGREPNIGDNLLLLDGKNNKHGEKNAKHKGKRGSVVLSEQSSQVDGSHNVKETEDSVIFRVGAKSQAYARRNRSRVSRDCANLGLTDSSSRHGNKASFMSSYMPCPRVTKGSVSGLPVEDHAVSSISNSKAASPEGIIPKALNTDGLVDMQLNLVQNNHICADMMIDGLPEGGKVLKITENVQGNDICDRHSSFAEKASNGTLPQSCDIIGKDDALSVCLSSNPLEFNESKKDPCGAEVINKCGIPEKSTHCFDHDDDLSHKTFVANATTENLNADITEANTCVDGTCNIHENTDGDQSLMLRTDGSSNGDIKDQKTNIGIWSMPDDSTLKENKPVDADVPITANDRSRSVQPDVNNSVVQINNEVCDSRTEMQSEVTPITNAELVKLNDEIICEAEKNMNNFVGDSNCTRKAGIGASFLVSSTCESSEAILVSKSSASTTELETSALDHKKAHEDATLKEARLIEARLRRAAELSISYKSSEKRQKCHWDFVLEEMAWMANDFMQERLWKISAAAQVSRWASCGQEKFEQVNIWRKQKNVARSVAKAVMHFWNEAEVIHTGDMAPNAVHDKCESDRLRLSNVNGTEVERNQGRVSVLDYAVKFLKHNSSTASYAILAEAPTAPKRQNDATILKIPWEDPLSEESLFYTIPPGAMQAYRESMESQWLHCKKFGNTLHQDDCETSNNSVAAGGTQDNIYDEDEGETGTYLLPGTFEGGLSSKLSHKKQKHMRQKSTVARLNESGTHLSHEPRLEIKSGNQPFILNGKRTSNTFSVGSIPTKRVKRATRQRVVSPYPCGVNGPLQVTTKTDVSSEDTSSFQDDQDSLHGGYMQRKNLGVGSTMDFEKQLQYDGNEISSTSKKKKKKPNNFGYKNSLNLTDPDLLVVPGKGCSYEQRLHVDPVIQHEQKEHVKKRMESQNFDSNGGTVVYGQHAAKKPKLLKQPLEASLEALTPVAGSLPSPVDSQMSNMSNSNKLVKLIANRDRVRKSKALKMAAGQSGSGSLWSNFEDQALVVLVHDMGPNWELVSDAINSTLQFKCIFRKPKECKERHKFLMDKSAGDGADSTEDSGSSQPYPSTLPGIPKGSARQLFQRLQGPMEEDILKAHFEKIILLGQKLSSYSRQNDNQEQKPTTPAHSSHVVALSHVCPNNLNGGILTPLDFCESISSSPDAFPLGYQGPHAGSLGVGNHQGPVPPSLPTSGVSTMLQGSPGMGLTSSLPPSSAPLNSSYRDSQRYSVPRPSSSPVDDPQRMQQYSQMLSGRNPQQSSMSLSGSLSVGVDRSVRMLPGAGGMGMMPGVNRGIPLPRPSFQGISSPGMLNMVSTGNMLSSGGQGVQNSVNVHPSAICSPGNSMMRPRDPLQMLRPGQIAEEHRQMMMPELQLQVSQANGQSISPFSGMSASFSNVTLPASVPTFSIQQHQQSHQMVQQQHMLGNPHHHIQSTSHSSPQQQAYAMRVAKERQLQHRITPQSQHINGPNAVTPVQNNSQMQPQSQSCSPVTPVSSSQGQHKQQNLLRNPPSGISNQIMKQRQRQVQQHQPRQQQQQRQHTQQQAKLMKDLGRGNMLNHHNISADASQISGFSTASKNRVSDKHLMHQGQGVFPGSPCLNPSWHQSGSQTNIYTHPLPQSTKQSSSMSDTCNQGSAPSSPSHNILASQQASIPSSMPLPKQHQQPQQHYLNQSHQSIQRTALQQSRQINPSGRMQSSTDQSQINQIVPSASIPQCTDSGTSASAVSSSTLWNPEPLYDKNAPTTIAHVASSPQENLVGSEALVPSSGQGLVPPQQLSAGVSEHGHKSGGQWQHQQQQQPHHQQEQQHSQHQSQQMVQSDLYA from the exons ATGGGAGGTGTTGTAGATTGTGGACTTGGTGTAGACACCAAAACTTCACCACGTCATGCATCAATCGAGAAGGCACAGGCTGAACTTCA GAAAGAATTTGACTTACGTGAAGAGCGTAGAAGGGAATTGGAATTTCTTGAGAAA GGGGGGAATCCATTGGATTTTAAATTTAGTCGTGCAGCTTCAGGCAGTGTACAATCTACTTCTTATACAGATCAACTTGCTGAGCCATATGTTACCAG TGAAGCAAAAGGTAGCTTCACATTGGCTGCTTCACCACATGGAGATTCCGTTGAAAGCAGTGGGAGACCTGGAGGTTCTATTGGTCGTGAACCTAATATTGGAGACAATTTATTGCTTTTGGATGGGAAAAACAACAAGCATGGGGAGAAAAATGCTAAACATAAAGGTAAAAGAGGTAGTGTTGTTCTTTCAGAACAATCTTCTCAAGTTGATGGTTCTCATAATGTGAAAGAAACAGAAGACTCTGTTATTTTCCGTGTTGGGGCTAAAAGTCAGGCATATGCCCGGCGTAATAGATCCAGAGTCAGTCGTGATTGTGCCAATTTAGGTTTAACTGATTCCAGTTCTCGTCATGGCAATAAAGCATCCTTTATGTCTTCCTACATGCCTTGTCCTAGGGTTACAAAAGGGTCTGTATCAGGACTGCCAGTAGAAGACCATGCTGTATCTTCCATTTCAAACTCAAAGGCAGCGAGCCCGGAAGGTATTATACCAAAGGCTTTAAATACAGATGGTCTAGTCGATATGCAGCTGAATTTGGTACAAAATAATCACATCTGTGCTGACATGATGATAGATGGACTGCCTGAGGGTGGAAAAGTACTCAAGATTACTGAAAATGTTCAGGGAAATGACATCTGCGATCGACATTCATCTTTTGCTGAGAAAGCTTCTAATGGTACCTTACCACAATCCTGTGATATTATTGGAAAGGATGATGCTCTTTCAGTTTGTTTATCATCCAACCCTCTGGAGTTTAATGAGAGTAAGAAAGATCCGTGTGGTGCTGAAGTTATCAACAAATGTGGTATTCCAGAAAAAAGTACACATTGTTTCGATCATGATGATGATTTGAGTCATAAAACTTTTGTTGCTAACGCTACTACTGAAAACTTAAATGCAGATATCACAGAGGCAAATACTTGTGTAGATGGTACTTGTAACATTCATGAAAATACTGACGGTGATCAGTCTTTGATGTTGAGGACTGATGGTAGTTCAAATGGAGACATTAAAGACCAGAAAACAAATATAGGAATCTGGTCCATGCCAGATGACAGCACATTGAAAGAAAATAAGCCTGTTGATGCTGATGTCCCCATTACTGCTAATGATAGATCTAGGTCAGTTCAACCAGACGTCAACAATTCAGTTGTTCAGATTAATAATGAAGTATGTGACAGTAGAACTGAGATGCAGAGTGAAGTCACACCTATAACCAACGCTGAACTTGTGAAGCTGAATGATGAAATTATTTGTGAGGCAGAAAAGAATATGAATAACTTTGTAGGTGATTCAAATTGTACAAGGAAAGCTGGTATCGGAGCAAGCTTTCTGGTTTCCTCAACTTGCGAGTCTTCAGAAGCCATCCTTGTGTCTAAGAGCTCTGCATCTACTACTGAGCTTGAGACTTCTGCATTAGATCACAAAAAGGCACATGAAGATGCTACATTAAAAGAAGCCAGATTAATAGAG GCAAGGCTTAGAAGGGCTGCGGAGCTGTCAATCTCTTATAAAAGTTCAGAGAAGCGACAAAAATGTCATTGGGATTTTGTGCTTGAGGAAATGGCATGGATGGCAAATGATTTCATGCAG GAGAGGTTGTGGAAGATTTCAGCTGCTGCCCAAGTTTCTCGATGGGCTTCTTGTGGTCAAGAAAAGTTTGAACAGGTAAACATATGGCGCAAGCAGAAAAATGTTGCTAGAAGTGTGGCCAAGGCTGTTATGCATTTCTGGAATGAAGCTGAGGTCATTCATACTGGTGACATGGCACCTAATGCAGTGCATGACAAGTGTGAATCAGATAGGCTTAGGCTATCAAATGTCAATGGGACTGAGGTAGAGAGAAACCAG GGTCGAGTTTCTGTACTGGATTATGCAGTTAAATTCCTGAAACATAATAGCAGCACAGCAAGTTATGCCATCTTGGCTGAAGCACCAACTGCTCCCAAGAGACAAAATGATGCAACCATTTTAAAAATACCTTGGGAAGATCCACTTTCAGAA GAAAGTCTTTTCTACACAATACCTCCTGGTGCAATGCAGGCATACAGAGAATCTATGGAGTCTCAGTGGTTGCACTGCAAA AAATTTGGTAACACTTTGCATCAGGACGATTGTGAGACATCTAACAATTCTGTGGCAG CAGGTGGAACTCAGGACAATATATATGATGAGGATGAAGGTGAAACAGGCACCTATCTCCTTCCTGGAACTTTTGAAGGTGGCTTGTCATCGAAACTTTCTCACAAAAAGCAAAAACACATGCGACAGAAATCTACTGTTGCAAGACTCAATGAAAGTGGTACCCATTTGTCTCATGAACCTCGCTTGGAAATCAAATCAGGAAATCAACCTTTTATATTGAATGGTAAAAGAACTTCAAATACTTTTAGTGTTGGTTCAATTCCGACAAAACGTGTAAAGAGAGCTACTCGACAACGGGTTGTCAGTCCTTATCCTTGTGGAGTTAATGGGCCCCTGCAAGTGACTACTAAAACAGATGTATCAAGTGAAGATACAAGTTCTTTCCAAGATGACCAGGATTCATTGCATGGTGGATATATGCAAAGGAAAAACTTAGGGGTTGGGTCTACAATGGACTTTGAGAAGCAATTGCAATATGATGGTAAtgaaatatcctcaacatctaaaaagaagaagaagaagcctaaTAATTTTGGCTACAAGAATTCACTAAACCTGACTGATCCTGATCTTTTAGTTGTTCCTGGAAAG GGGTGCTCGTACGAGCAAAGGTTGCATGTTGATCCTGTGATTCAGCATGAACAG AAGGAACATGTTAAGAAGAGAATGGAGTCACAAAATTttgactcaaatggaggcactg TTGTTTACGGTCAACATGCTGCCAAGAAGCCAAAACTTCTGAAGCAACCGCTGGAGGCTTCGCTTGAGGCACTTACCCCTGTGGCCGGTTCATTGCCTTCACCGGTTGATTCCCAGATGAGTAATATGTCCAATTCAAATAAGCTCGTCAAACTTATTGCTAATCGGGATCGTGTAAGAAAAAGTAAAGCATTGAAG ATGGCTGCTGGACAGTCTGGATCTGGAAGTCTATGGTCAAATTTTGAGGACCAG GCACTTGTTGTCCTTGTTCATGATATGGGTCCAAACTGGGAGCTAGTTAGTGATGCAATCAACAGCACCCTCCAGTTCAAG TGTATCTTCCGTAAGCCTAAAGAATGCAAAGAGCGGCACAAATTTTTGATGGACAAAAGTGCCGGAGATGGGGCTGACAGCACGGAAGATTCTGGTTCATCCCAACCTTATCCATCCACTCTACCTGGCATTCCAAAG GGAAGTGCACGACAATTGTTTCAGCGCCTTCAGGGACCAATGGAAGAGGATATTCTGAAGGCACATTTTGAGAAGATTATCTTGCTTGGACAGAAACTGTCTTCCTATAGCCGTCAG AATGATAATCAGGAACAGAAGCCAACGACACCAGCTCATAGTTCTCATGTGGTTGCTCTTTCACATGTATGCCCAaacaacttgaatggaggaatatTAAC GCCACTTGATTTTTGCGAATCAATCTCTTCAAGCCCAGATGCTTTTCCTCTTGGGTATCAGGGGCCTCATGCTGGTAGCTTAGGAGTCGGGAACCATCAAGGTCCTGTGCCTCCGAGTCTTCCTACATCAGGTGTGAGTACCATGTTACAGGGATCTCCTGGGATGGGCCTAACTAGCAGCTTGCCACCATCTTCAGCACCATTGAATTCCTCTTATAG GGATTCCCAGAGGTATAGTGTTCCAAGACCATCTAGCTCACCTGTTGATGATCCACAAAGAATGCAACAGTATAGCCAAATGCTTTCtggaagaaatcctcaacaatctAGTATGTCCTTATCTGGGTCTCTATCAGTTGGAGTTGATCGTAGTGTTCGAATGTTGCCTGGTGCTGGTGGCATGGGAATGATGCCTGGGGTGAATCGAGGAATTCCCTTGCCAAGGCCATCATTTCAAGGAATAAGTTCCCCAGGCATGCTGAACATGGTTTCCACTGGAAACATGCTTTCAAGTGGCGGTCAGGGGGTGCAAAACTCTGTCAATGTTCATCCAAGTGCTATATGTAGCCCAGGAAACTCAATGATGCGCCCACGGGATCCTTTGCAAATGTTGCGG CCTGGTCAAATTGCGGAGGAACATAGGCAGATGATGATGCCAGAACTTCAGCTGCAAGTCTCACAAGCGAATGGGCAGTCTATTTCTCCTTTCAGTGGAATGAGTGCCTCCTTTTCTAATGTGACGCTTCCTGCatctgttccaacattttcaattCAACAACACCAACAGTCTCATCAAATGGTGCAACAACAACATATGCTTGGAAACCCTCACCATCACATCCAAAGCACAAGCCACTCCAGTCCACAGCAGCAGGCATATGCCATGCGAGTTGCTAAAGAGAGACAACTGCAACATAGGATAACGCCTCAATCCCAGCATATCAATGGACCAAATGCAGTGACACCAGTTCAAAATAATTCACAGATGCAACCGCAATCCCAGTCATGTTCTCCTGTGACTCCAGTATCTTCTTCACAAGGTCAACATAAGCAGCAAAATTTGTTGAGGAACCCACCATCTGGAATTTCAAATCAGATTATGAAGCAAAGACAACGGCAGGTTCAACAACATCAGCCAAGGCAACAACAGCAGCAAAGACAACATACACAGCAGCAGGCCAAACTTATGAAAGATTTGggcagagggaacatgttaaatcATCATAACATATCAGCAGATGCCTCCCAAATTAGTGGCTTTTCAACAGCTTCTAAGAACAGAGTTTCTGATAAACATCTGATGCATCAGGGCCAAGGTGTTTTTCCTGGTAGCCCATGTCTGAACCCAAGTTGGCATCAATCTGGAAGCCAAACAAATATCTACACTCATCCACTGCCACAATCAACAAAGCAATCGTCGTCAATGTCTGATACCTGCAATCAAGGCTCAGCTCCGAGTTCTCCCAGCCATAACATCTTAGCTTCTCAGCAAGCCTCAATTCCATCTTCGATGCCTTTGCCTAAACAACATCAGCAACCACAGCAACATTATCTGAATCAGTCTCATCAAAGCATTCAAAGAACAGCGCTGCAGCAAAGCCGGCAGATAAATCCCAGTGGTAGGATGCAATCATCAACTGATCAGAGCCAAATCAATCAGATAGTTCCGAGTGCATCAATTCCTCAGTGTACTGATTCAGGCACTTCTGCTTCTGCGGTTTCATCTTCCACCCTGTGGAATCCAGAGCCATTATATGATAAGAATGCACCAACAACGATAGCTCATGTGGCTAGCTCACCACAGGAAAATTTAGTGGGAAGTGAAGCTTTAGTGCCCTCCTCTGGCCAGGGCCTGGTACCACCACAGCAATTGTCAGCTGGCGTGTCTGAGCATGGGCATAAAAGCGGGGGACAGTGGCAGcatcagcagcaacagcagcctcATCATCAGCAGGAGCAGCAACATTCTCAGCATCAGAGCCAACAAATGGTTCAAAGTGATTTGTATGCATGA